ATCTCTCAGACCAAGGTAGAGGAAGTGCTTCCTTTAGATAAAAAGCTTCTACCAGCTCCAACACTTGAAATCAGGTCCCATAGTGACCAAAACTTGGGCACCACATCATGCTTTCTCTGTGATTCCCCACCACAATATAAGCTGAGGACAATCCCTTCTGGGAGGGAAATCAGAGACTTCTCAAAAGGGAGTAGTTGTGAAAATTATGAAAAGGAAGGCATAAACACTAGGATAAAACAAAGGCATGGTCATGGAAGAAGAGGTAGCACTAGCAACAAAGGGAAAAACACCAGCAGGAGCTTGACAGAGCTTGAGTTCAAGGAGCTGAAAGGGTTTATGGATTTGGGCTTTGTGTTTTCTGAGGAGGACAAGAACTCAGGGTTGGTTTCTTTGATTCCTGGGTTGCAGAGGCTGGGAAGCAGAGAAGATGCAGgggaaggtgatgatgatgatgaagaacaagaagaaaacaTTGATGAAACTGTGATTTCTGATCATAAGCCTTATCTATCTGAGGCTTGGGATGTTTTATACAGAAGACGAGGGAGAAGAAATCCATTACTGGATTGGAGGGTACCAGATAGTGGTAGTGAGATTGACATGAAACACAGTCTTAGGTTCTGGGCCCACTCAGTTGCATCCATTGTTAGATAACAATGagcaaaaaagttttttttttccttttctggtGGAAGTTTTAATTGGATACTTGTTTACTGTCTTCAGCAAATAAGTGATGGTAGATATGAAATCAGATTCCAACTTGAATAACAACTGTACTTAATGATTTTCCAAGCATTCCTCATACAAAATTTTTTTCCattccctctccctctctctctcttgtgcAATTTTGTTTTGTCAATCTTACCTAGCAAAATGTAGTGAATGATAGGGAAAGATGCTACAGGATTACGATATAAGCTTTGGTGAATGCTCTCCAGGCCTTATGGTATTGGTGGCGTTTACTATTTTCATATGATTATAATCTGTTTTTTCCTCGAAACAAAAGAATCTTTGAAAATTTATTCCAAGAAACTGCAATAGCATAAAGACACAGTACTATTCCTTCTTTTGTCTTCTCTGTTCTCAATAATTGAGCAAAACAATCCAATTGGCTGAGCTTCAAGACTCTCATTGaattagttttttcttttcttcatcccTTTGAGAATAAGACtaatttattttgtttgaaAAACTGAGAGAGTTccttttaataaataatttttttaagtttaaaCTTGTATCATTTCTCATGACTTCGAGTCTAACTTACCATGACTAGACAAACACTTATTAGTGACGTAATTCACATTACGTTATACCAACccaaattacataaataataatgTAGTTTAGTGATTAACAAGAGGGCTGAAGTGAAAGAGACACAATGAAGGAAGAAGTAGTAGACACGTGATTTGAACCAAAAAGATATCCACTAGCAAACTGTAGTAATGTTTGAAAATacttctaaaattaattttaaaattgaaatcaaTTATAGAAACTTAGTAGCTTCTGGTAAGATAAGAGAATTGATTATGCTAAAAAATAAGTAGTCCACATTTTGTAATAGTGTATGATAGAGAAAGAAAATTCTGGATCATGGTCCAAGCTTTGGTGAATGCTCACTAGGGCTTATGGTATTGGGTGATTTTACCATTTTCGAATAATAATCTTTTTTGCTAATTATATGTGTATCATCAAATAGTGTTGACAACGTTTATATTATGGTAGTTTTTGACCGCCACTAGTGTAACATCCTGATCTGACGACTGGTCTCAcagtaacaacacgagtcttttcagcgcgctttgtcctcattgctccaaggctagcacacttaaccatggagttcttatgagttgggctcccgaaaagaagttgcaacttgttgtcatgagtagtatcaatcaaatcttttatgccctcctcaactgtatagtccatccctatacagtctcggaatacctcttgttcaggtgtgagatcggttcattcatgtgctcctccgcctagaagcctgccaggagccgctccttgtctgtgcctcactgcaccggcgatcactccccgccctcgtcggccccgggcgtcacaggcccaccaacttccgcttggttcgtccccgaaccacaccgtactgggagaggtcggctctgataccatttgtaacatcccgatctgacgactagcctcacggtaacaacacgagtcttttcagcgtgctttgtcctcactcgcacgcttcccgggaaaacttcccaggaggtcacccatcataatattgctccaaggctagcacacttaaccatggagttcttatgagttgggctcccgaaaagaagttgcaacttgttgtcatgagtggtaccaatcaaatcttttatgccctcctcaactgtatagttcatccctatacagtctcggaatacctcttgttcaggtgtgagatcggttcattcatgtgcccctccgcctagaagcctgccaggagccgttccttgtccgtgcctcactgcaccggcgatcactccccgccctcgtcgacCCCGGGCGTCACAACTAGATACACGCGTTCAAGAAATGCGGCAATAACTCTAGGGTGGCTAATAATGCTATACAGTGTGAGTGTGTATCAGGACTCAATCTATTCTTCTTCCAAACAAAATAATCTTTGTAAATTTGTCCAAGAAACCGCATAGCATAAAGACATACTTTTCCTTGTTTTGTCTTCTCTGTTCTCAATATAATTGAGACTCAAACCCGCGCGATGCGCGGTGTAATAAAATGTTTTATGAGATTTGAAACTAATATAgtatattttagtaattttaaaatgaaattgAAGTGAAACTAAagtattcttaaaaaaaaaagttctcaTTATTTCAAGTAATATTTTGGTATGTATTAAACTTAAAAAATGAAGATACACAAAATATTTAAATCACTCTAAAACAAAAGGTAAAAATTACAGGTAATATGttcctgaattttttttgttctggACCATTTATGTGCATTAGGATCTCAATGAAGAATATTGTTTTAGAAAACAGAAATGTAATTCAAAAGAGCATTTACATTGGCAGCCATTGCTCTCGTATAGTCGGTGTTGTGTTGCAGATTCGAGCCCAAGCCATGATGTCCACCCTCTCTCACTTTTTTCTGGAAGCAAAATAATGTTAatttaaatatagataaaacTTGAGAGGAGTTTGAATAGCAATAACAACCACACCAATAGAAAACACTGAAAAAGACAAAATACCGTAGGACGTCATCCAATAGTATGGATCCAAAAACCAACTAAAGTGCTAAATTAACCAAAGGCCATGAAACTTATTATCAAAATCTGATCTCCTTTCTAAATATAAATCCATGAATCTCAAGGAGTGCGAAATGACATGTTCAACCAAGTATGTGTTTGTTAATCTTAGGCACAGAACTGCTTATGCTATGCTCACAGTTATATAATACTGCTTTGAAACGAATTATAAAACCTAAAAGGAAATATATCCTTGCCAACTATATTTTCACAAGAGTCAACCAAACTGATGATAAAGTTtaaacatataaaaaaaaaattaaatcagatGCAACTAAACAAAGTGATAAGGGATCTATTTGTGTGCTTAATCTACATAAACATGGTTAGGTTGGCAACTATGTAATTTGAATTCTGACCTCATATGATAAGGGAATCTTGCTGCCCTGCCAGTATACCAGTATGTTTTAGCACAACTGATGAAAAGCAACTTTCGGGAAAAGATGGGAAGGCGGAGTGGCTATTAAGATGGCCGCAATAGCATCATAGCCTCCAACTGCAAACCATGGGGGAATCTGATCTTTAAGAAAGATATGCTTGTGGCGCTCGTCATCATAAGATAGCGAAGGACTTGAGGGAGATCGAGTAGGATCAGCAACAGGAAGAACATTCTCCCTTTGTTTCTCCCGGATTTGATAATTCCAACCCAATAAGTTATGAATTAGCACCTTTATGAAGTCATATAAACCATCTCTCAGGATCATGGATATGGCTATAAATACCTGAACTCAAGGTGTAAGGTGAATCCAATTAATTGGAAGACCTTAGACAGAATGAAAAATATAGTGACTCTATAGTGTATAAGGTGCTTTGCATCTTACCCTATAACCTTGGTTGTAATGAAGGTTATCGTCACCAAGTTTCTCAACGTACAAATGGCCCTCTTATTTTATTATGAGCGGCCACATTAGTCCCTAAGAAAGAATTCCTCCAAAGAGCACTAATAGTGATATATTTATGAATATGGGAAAATCATTCCTACTCCAATAGATTGCAGCAAAATAAGAATAAAGTTGCAAATAGGTGAAGGTTAGATTAAAACTTCAAAGTAGAATGTAATTAATCTGAACCTTGAAGTATCTAGCTAGCAAATTAAGGCAAGTTTTTATCTTAGGATACATAAATTTGATTTAAAACTAAGTGGATGTGATGTGAGTGACAACATACCTGTTTTCATATGCTTTGAGCCTCAATGAGGGGAAGGCTTGAGATCAACATTGACCAGTGTAGAAGAACCATTGAAAGAAACCTTAGAGATAAGCTTAATACAAAGAATTTCCCCAACGGCTTCACTTGCTTCCTGGAAGAGTAGAAAAGAAAAGTATATTAGTATGAATGTCTAACTCCTCAAGCAGTCACATCTTGTAATATGGAGTCTGCTACAGTGCTTACTTTGCTAGTTTTTTCTCCTTGAGGAGTGTGGAAGCTATTGATGAGATAGTCAGTTGCAGTAGTACTACTTGGACATGCCAAATTGAAGTTTATGACCaattataaaaacaaattaatcaaGACTGGGTGGCAAGAGATACTGATATATAATTGCTAGAGGTAAAGCAGTAAAGATAAACCATTTTATTACTTGAATCAGTTTGTACAGTGCATTTTCCAAGATTGAAAAAGTAAAGGTAAAAAGATTATTCATAGGTTGGAGAGACAATGAATGGTGAACCTGGATGGAGTAGTACGATGTGAAGTGTTTTCATGAAAAGAGTCAATATATATACACTCACTAAAGAGCAATTCCATATGCATAACCTTACTCACCACACAATCAGTGAGGGGTCAGGGGACTGATACTCTGGATCAGGAATTGACATTCAAGAAGTAGCAATAGTGAATCCTCTTTCCTGCATAGACAATAGGTGATCATGACGTCGAATCGCGCCAATTCACCAGCGAAGCTACCGGGGCTCCTAGAAGGTTCCGTGGGAGGAACGAAGAGCTTGTTGGAGTTCAACAATTCATGGCAGAGCGGTTTACT
This portion of the Lotus japonicus ecotype B-129 chromosome 3, LjGifu_v1.2 genome encodes:
- the LOC130742838 gene encoding uncharacterized protein LOC130742838, which gives rise to MAAEQVLGLLDSFWFETTILSIKTPLTFHPKVDPISQTKVEEVLPLDKKLLPAPTLEIRSHSDQNLGTTSCFLCDSPPQYKLRTIPSGREIRDFSKGSSCENYEKEGINTRIKQRHGHGRRGSTSNKGKNTSRSLTELEFKELKGFMDLGFVFSEEDKNSGLVSLIPGLQRLGSREDAGEGDDDDEEQEENIDETVISDHKPYLSEAWDVLYRRRGRRNPLLDWRVPDSGSEIDMKHSLRFWAHSVASIVR